From a region of the Triticum aestivum cultivar Chinese Spring chromosome 7D, IWGSC CS RefSeq v2.1, whole genome shotgun sequence genome:
- the LOC123167798 gene encoding uncharacterized protein, whose protein sequence is MEKTVALALLLLFTLLTTTHRFADGQAYCRSQISLANEACSLRTFPGSRPPYVPRQLLNETSTSTTPGSKDYELRSRDDDDDGDDEEGGEHEGRHRRRQRHRHSAANSEMDPRDTACCRRLMAIDNSCICQASARLPVFMTAVWHVIKLTPVEGCEVTFECPGALSPLG, encoded by the coding sequence ATGGAGAAAACCGTAGCACTAGCTCTGCTGCTACTCTTCACTCTCCTGACCACGACCCATCGGTTCGCGGATGGCCAGGCCTACTGCCGGTCGCAGATCAGCCTCGCAAACGAGGCGTGCAGCCTGAGGACCTTCCCGGGGTCGAGGCCCCCCTACGTGCCCCGGCAGCTACTCAACGAAACCTCCACGTCGACGACACCCGGCAGCAAGGACTACGAGCTTCGGTcccgggacgacgacgacgacggtgacgACGAAGAAGGGGGAGAACACGAGGGGCGGCACCGGCGTCGACAGCGGCACCGCCACAGCGCCGCCAACAGCGAGATGGACCCGCGTGACACGGCCTGCTGCCGGCGGCTGATGGCCATCGACAACTCGTGCATCTGCCAGGCGTCGGCGCGCCTCCCGGTGTTCATGACCGCGGTGTGGCACGTCATCAAGCTCACGCCGGTCGAGGGCTGCGAGGTCACCTTCGAGTGCCCTGGCGCCTTGTCACCGCTGGGCTGA
- the LOC123171365 gene encoding dolabradiene monooxygenase: MAPSSTNRGRRRVVLLPLPYQGHINPMLRLAAALHSRGLAVTILHPETRAPDRRKLPADYRLVTIPDNIPPELTASGDVASFVFTLNKNCAEPFRDYLAGALREEEKGEDGRVAFVVADVDWFAPLSVARELGVAALGLMTSSAARFLVYLAYPSLCRKGYLPVQESNFNTAVEELPPFVVQDLHRVMDMTRHLAYADLLAHIVAGVRQSSGLIINTSQDIEGMEFERIRSEIALPVFAVGPLHMMTSSSSVESSLLTEDRSCLDWLDTQRPNSVLYVSFGSLVGIDTNEFLEIAWGLADSQRPFVWVVRPRLVHDCESSVLPGELQQKMGNRGRIVSWAPQQEVLRHPSVAAFLTHCGWNSTTESISEGYLQVYRSASGSRPNLPPGPWALPVVGHMHFLLGALPHQAMRSLSRRHGPVMLLRLGHVPTLVLSSAEAARQLMKVHDAAFANRPVYTTADVFTNGGQNISFARHDTKDRPEVLHPLPLFLLVTVELLSPRRVRSFRPVREEEAARLVRSVADAGALVDVGERVKVMMNDVIMRVSVGDRCQQRALYLKELDRAIDLMSGFNLTDLFPTSRLARVLGSRSLRATWEVHGRIQSIMDAMVHEHKMAMGSEEASAGHEREDILTTLLRFQRDGGMGGIALTNENVSGVLFDVFSAGSETTATTTIWAMSELIRNPRIMAIAQSEVRRVLQGKTKVAEADIDGRLHYLQMVIKETFRLHPPVPLLIPRLCTEQRKIMGFDVPPGTTVFANVWAIGRDEKSWTDAEEFKPERFESEMVDYGGTSKNVFCQGQKEVLVPHLPILR, from the exons ATGGCGCCAAGCAGCACCAACCGCGGCCGCCGCCGCGTGGTCCTCCTACCGCTGCCCTACCAAGGCCACATCAACCCCATgcttcgcctcgccgccgcgctgcaCTCCCGTGGCCTCGCGGTCACCATCCTCCACCCAGAGACCCGCGCGCCGGACCGCCGGAAGCTCCCGGCGGACTACCGCCTGGTCACCATCCCGGACAACATACCGCCGGAGCTCACCGCGTCCGGGGACGTCGCGTCGTTCGTCTTCACGCTGAATAAGAACTGCGCAGAGCCGTTCCGGGACTACCTGGCCGGCGCCCtcagggaggaggagaagggggaggACGGCCGCGTCGCCTTCGTGGTGGCCGATGTCGACTGGTTCGCGCCGCTCTCCGTGGCCAGGGAGCTGGGCGTGGCCGCTCTGGGCCTCATGACCAGCAGCGCCGCCAGGTTCCTGGTGTACTTGGCGTACCCAAGCCTGTGCCGCAAGGGCTATTTGCCCGTCCAAG AGTCAAATTTCAACACTGCGGTCGAGGAGCTTCCCCCCTTCGTTGTGCAAGACTTGCATCGTGTGATGGACATGACTCGACACCTCGCGTACGCAGATCTCCTCGCCCATATCGTCGCCGGCGTGCGGCAATCCTCCGGCCTAATAATCAACACGTCCCAAGACATTGAGGGCATGGAGTTCGAGAGAATCCGCAGCGAGATTGCCCTCCCGGTGTTCGCCGTCGGCCCTCTGCATATGATGACGTCGTCTTCATCAGTCGAGAGCAGCCTACTGACAGAAGATCGCAGCTGTTTGGATTGGCTAGACACACAACGGCCAAACTCTGTGCTCTATGTAAGCTTTGGGAGCCTGGTGGGCATCGACACAAACGAGTTCTTGGAGATTGCCTGGGGCCTGGCCGACAGCCAGCGCCCGTTTGTGTGGGTGGTCCGGCCGAGGCTGGTGCACGATTGCGAGTCCAGTGTGCTCCCCGGCGAGCTGCAGCAGAAGATGGGCAACAGAGGTAGGATAGTGAGCTGGGCTCCGCAGCAGGAGGTGCTGAGGCATCCGTCTGTGGCTGCGTTCCTCACGCACTGCGGATGGAACTCCACAACAGAGAGCATATCGGAAG GTTACCTACAGGTGTATCG GTCAGCCTCTGGTAGCCGGCCGAACCTGCCTCCGGGCCCATGGGCGCTGCCGGTGGTCGGCCACATGCACTTCCTGCTCGGCGCCCTGCCGCACCAGGCCATGCGCAGTCTCTCCCGGCGGCACGGCCCCGTGATGCTCCTCCGCCTCGGCCACGTCCCGACGCTCGTGCTCTCCTCCGCGGAGGCGGCAAGGCAGCTGATGAAGGTCCACGACGCCGCCTTCGCGAACCGGCCCGTGTACACCACCGCGGACGTCTTCACCAACGGCGGCCAGAACATCTCCTTCGCGCGCCACGACACGAAAGACCGTCCGGAAGTTCTGCacccacta ccccttttcctactagtgaccGTGGAGCTGCTCAGCCCGAGGCGCGTCCGCTCGTTCCGCCCTgtccgggaggaggaggcggcgaggctCGTGCGGTCCGTCGCTGACGCTGGCGCCCTCGTCGATGTCGGCGAGAGAGTGAAGGTCATGATGAACGACGTCATCATGAGGGTTTCCGTCGGCGACCGGTGCCAGCAGAGGGCGCTGTACCTCAAGGAGCTGGATAGGGCGATCGACCTCATGTCCGGGTTCAACTTGACCGACCTGTTCCCGACGTCGCGGCTGGCGCGGGTGCTCGGCAGCCGGTCCCTTAGGGCGACGTGGGAGGTGCACGGGAGGATCCAGTCCATCATGGACGCCATGGTCCATGAGCACAAGATGGCGATGGGGAGCGAGGAAGCCAGCGCCGGCCATGAGAGGGAGGACATCCTCACCACTCTGCTACGGTTCCAGAGAGACGGTGGGATGGGTGGCATCGCCCTCACAAACGAAAATGTCAGCGGCGTCTTGTTC GACGTTTTTTCCGCGGGGTCGGAAACCACGGCGACAACGACGATCTGGGCCATGTCAGAGCTTATCAGAAACCCACGGATAATGGCCATCGCGCAATCTGAAGTGCGGCGGGTGCTCCAAGGCAAAACCAAGGTGGCGGAGGCCGACATCGACGGCCGGCTCCACTACCTCCAGATGGTCATCAAGGAGACCTTCAGGTTGCACCCTCCGGTGCCGTTGCTCATCCCCAGGTTGTGCACGGAACAGCGCAAGATCATGGGCTTCGACGTGCCTCCGGGCACCACCGTGTTCGCGAACGTGTGGGCGATCGGTAGGGACGAGAAGAGCTGGACCGACGCCGAAGAGTTCAAGCCTGAGAGGTTTGAGAGCGAGATGGTAGACTATGGTGGGACGTCAAAAAATGTATTTTGCCAAGGTCAGAAAGAGGTCTTGGTACCCCACCTTCCTATTTTACGTTGA